From the Desulfobulbaceae bacterium genome, the window CTGAGTTACGCCGTCGTCCGAAAATGACTTGGATTTTTTAGGTTCATGAGCGACGGCTGCGGGCGAGTTTCAATAGTAGGCTTCTGAAATATTTGCAATATTTATGCCTCTACTAGTAAAACGCAAGGGCGCGATTCAAACAGATCACAAACTCAACAACTTACAACGCACTGTGCCAGTGGCTAGTATTTTGATGAATTCTCGTCTGGATTACTGTTTTCCGGATAAACTGTACGGAAAGGCGGAAATATGTTTTGGAGTTGGATAGTATGTTGGATTGTATTGCCATTATTTCTGGCACTCTGTTAAAGTATGCTCGGGTGAGGGTACGACGAAATTACCCATACGGTCTTTACTTTCTTTACGACAGTTATTTCAACCACGTTTGATATTAGGCAATAAAAGTGCGAATACTCCACACGTCCGACTGGCATCTCGGTCAAAATTTTTACACTAAAGACAGGAAGAAGGAGCATGAGAAGTTTCTTAATTGGCTCTTACACTGTTTGACAGCTAATCAGGTCGATGCACTGATAGTTGCCGGAGACATTTTTGACACGGCAGCGCCACCCAACTATGCTTTGGAGCAGTACTATCGTTTCATCAAGGGCTTAGCTAAGACCCCGTGTCGTCAGACCGTAATTGTTGGCGGTAATCATGATTCTGCCTCAAATCTTCAGGCCCCAAAAGATCTTCTGAAGCTATTTAATGTTCATATCGTTGGCAGTATTTCAAAACAATCGTCTGTAGAAGATATTTTGGTCTTAGATAATGATAAGGGAGAGCCTGTTGGTGTTGTCTGTGCTGTTCCATTTTTGCGGGAGCGAGATATTCGTAGCGCTGTCCCAGGTGAAACCTATGCCGATAAGAGCCTTGCCTATCAAAATGGTATTGCCAGTTATTACTGCAACATGCTGACTGAGGCCCTGAAAATCTGTGCCGGCCTGGGTGGGGCAGTAAGGTTGCCAATTATTGCAACCGGACATCTGTTCACTGCTGGCAGCGAATTGAGTGACGGAGTTCGTGATATTGCGGTGGGCAGTCTTGATGGTATCTCGACATCTGTTTTTCCTGCTGGGTATGATTATGTGGCCCTTGGTCATCTGCATAAGCCGCAGCGTGTTGGTGGGCACGATACGATCCGTTACTCGGGGTCGCCCTTGCCTTTAAGTTTTGGTGAAGCGCGCTTGGCCAAGCAGGTTGTAATTGTCGATTTTGTTGCTGGAAAACCAGCCGAAATCAGGACGGTTGAGGTGCCTGGTTTTCAGGCTATTGAGTCTGTTAAAGGCGATTGGCCGGTCATTGAAAACTATTTCGACAGCATCAGGAATCGTGAAGACGAGATATGGCTGGAGGTTGTTTTGGAAACAGATGATTGGGGGGAGCAGGCAAAGGTGCGAATTGATGCCTTAGCCAAGGGGACATCAGCTCAGGTGTTGGTTGTCAAGCGTGCAGGGCGAAACGTATTAGCGCTGCGCGAGACTGCATCCCGCCCTACGTTGGCAGAATTTCTTCCTGCAGAGGTCTTTGGTGAACTGCTTAAGCTAGCCGAGATTGACGACGAGGTTAAACGTACAGAGCTGACTTTATGTCATGATGAGTTGCTGGAACGAGCCTGGCAGCGGTGGAGGCTGACCAAGGATGAAGATTAACAGCCTTCGCTTTGCTAATCTCAACTCTCTGAAAGGGGATTTTTGTATAGATTTTAATTCTGCCCCGTTAAGTGATGCCGGTATTTTTGCCATAACTGGTCCGACAGGTGCGGGTAAAACAACAGTCCTTGATGCTGTGGCTATCGCCCTTTACGGGCAGACGCCCAGGTTACATGCTGGGGTTAGTGGAAAGATTATGTCCAGGCAGGCCGGGGAGTGCTTTGCTGAGGTCGAGTTCTCTGTTGATTCAGGTCTGTTTCGAAGCAGGTGGAGCAGAAAACGTGCCCATGGCAGAGCCAATGGCACAATGCAGAATCCGAAAATGGAGCTGTCTGAACTGGGAGGCGATGGCGCGCGGATTATAGAAGATCAGATTCGCTCGGTTATTGCCAAAGTTGAAAAACTTACAGGCCTCGATTTTAATCGGTTCAGTCGTTCGGTTATGTTGGCTCAGGGCAATTTTGCCTCATTTTTGCAGGCTAAGGGTAATGAGCGCGCTGAACTCCTTGAAAAAATGACTGGTACCGAAATTTATTCACTTATATCAATTGAAGCGTTTGAGCGGACAAAAGCAGAAAAAAATCGACTCGATCAACTTCAATCCCGGCACTCGATTTTGGAGATAATGCCAGGGGAGAAGTTTGCACAACTGCTGGAACAAAAAGGCATTATCCTAAAAGACGTTGAAAGCCTTCAGCAAAAAATCGAATTCCTACAGGATAAAAAACAGGTTCGTGTTGCCTATGATACCTTACTTTCAACAATAACAGCCTTTCGGGATGAACTTGTCAAGGTAGAGCAGCAGCAAAAAGATAACGCTGAGGTGTTTTGTCGGCTGGACCGGGCAGAGGTCGCAATGCCCATGCAGGCTGCTTATGCATCGCTAAAAGAGATGAAAAGTCGGCAGCAGGGCGAGATGCTGGCAAGAGATAAAGTTGTTGAGCGATTAACCGAGTTATCTCGGTTGATCAATCAAACACACGAGGAACAGGAACGACTCAGCAAAAAAAAGGTGGATTTAGCTGAAATCTGGGCTGTCCGTGAGAGGGAGATTGCAGAGGCCGATAAAATTGACCAGCGCCTCGCTCTTGAAAAAAAACAGGCGCAAAAGATTCGCTCATTGCTTGCAGACCTCTCTAGGGAAGAGATGCGTCTCAATGATCAAAAAGAAAAAATTGGTAAAGCAGTTGATGCTCAGAAAGATCGAGTTGCAGAGTTACAAGGTTTTCTCGCCGACAATTCATCGGACTTAACCTTAGGGAATATCCTTACAACCCTTACACAACAAATTGTTGAACTGAAACAACTGCGCTGCAACCTGGTGGAAAAACAGCAGCGTATTGTCGACCGATACAAGGAGAAGGAGTTGTTTTGTAAAGAGTACGATGCCTGTGCCCAAATGCATGCCGAGGCGCTTGGAGTTCGTGATCTCCTTAAAAAAGCAGTTGAAACCGATGAGAAGTCCGTTGTTGAAAAATTAGCTGGTCAGACTGTGGAGAAACTTGATGACGAGTTGACGAGTTGGGAGCTGCGGGCTCAACAGATCAGTGAGGCGATACAGCTTGTCGCAGAGCGCGAACGTCTCAGCGGTGAAGCCCAAAAAGCTCAGGAAAAGCTTATGAGGGTTGAAGCTGATATCCAAATGAGAAAAAAGGAAATAGCGATAGCTGAGTTAGAAAGGTCTGGTCAGCTGAAAATATTAAGTCAACTTGAAGAGAAGCAGAAAATCGAGTTGCTGGTTAAAAAATATGAAGATGATCGGAAGCAGTTGTCTGACGGAGATCCTTGCCCTCTCTGTGGTGCTTTAGATCATCCGTGGGGAGAGTTTGCCCCTGTTGATGAAGCACTGGATGAAGCGCTGACCCTGCAAAGGTCTAAGGTTGAGACCCTCACCGAACGCCTTGGAAATCTGACAGGCATGGTTTTTACCCTTGGATCTGCAAAAAACCAAAGTGAAATTGATAACAGCCTAATCACGGTATCAAAAAATAAACAGACCTCTGTGTGTGATCGTTTTGTCGAAAATGCAGGGTTGGCAGGCAAAACTAAAGATCAACTTGTAGCTGAACGAAGCAGCGCCAAAGAAAAGTGTGCAGCATTAAGCATGAAAAGAGTCGAGATTCGTGAAATTGAGGCCCGGATCAGTCTGAAGCTAAAAGAACTGATGGCTGCTGGTCAGACTCTTTCTGAGTTAAACCAAGGGCTTGAAGCCAGGCGTAACGCTGTCCTGCGTACTGAAATTGATATTGCCCAGCTCCAGGAAAGCCTGCCTGGGTACAGCGAAAAACTTGAGGGCCTGGAGGAAATTCTGGCTCAAAAGATAGTAAAGCACTCGTTAACACTGCCCCTGGCAGGAGAAGAAGATCGTTTTGTCGAAATGATACAGGCACATTGGCAGGCCTATGATAAAGCCCGTACCGAGTGCTCTGTTCAAATGCAGGCCCTGGCAGTTCTGGAGGGAGATTGTTGTAATTTGAAAAAGGAAGTAAAGAGAATCTGTGAGCAGAGAACAAAAGAGAAGACTGATCTTCAGGCCCTTGAAATCGATCTGGAAGGACTGCTGAAAAAACGATATCGGCTG encodes:
- a CDS encoding exonuclease SbcCD subunit D C-terminal domain-containing protein yields the protein MRILHTSDWHLGQNFYTKDRKKEHEKFLNWLLHCLTANQVDALIVAGDIFDTAAPPNYALEQYYRFIKGLAKTPCRQTVIVGGNHDSASNLQAPKDLLKLFNVHIVGSISKQSSVEDILVLDNDKGEPVGVVCAVPFLRERDIRSAVPGETYADKSLAYQNGIASYYCNMLTEALKICAGLGGAVRLPIIATGHLFTAGSELSDGVRDIAVGSLDGISTSVFPAGYDYVALGHLHKPQRVGGHDTIRYSGSPLPLSFGEARLAKQVVIVDFVAGKPAEIRTVEVPGFQAIESVKGDWPVIENYFDSIRNREDEIWLEVVLETDDWGEQAKVRIDALAKGTSAQVLVVKRAGRNVLALRETASRPTLAEFLPAEVFGELLKLAEIDDEVKRTELTLCHDELLERAWQRWRLTKDED
- a CDS encoding AAA family ATPase; amino-acid sequence: MKINSLRFANLNSLKGDFCIDFNSAPLSDAGIFAITGPTGAGKTTVLDAVAIALYGQTPRLHAGVSGKIMSRQAGECFAEVEFSVDSGLFRSRWSRKRAHGRANGTMQNPKMELSELGGDGARIIEDQIRSVIAKVEKLTGLDFNRFSRSVMLAQGNFASFLQAKGNERAELLEKMTGTEIYSLISIEAFERTKAEKNRLDQLQSRHSILEIMPGEKFAQLLEQKGIILKDVESLQQKIEFLQDKKQVRVAYDTLLSTITAFRDELVKVEQQQKDNAEVFCRLDRAEVAMPMQAAYASLKEMKSRQQGEMLARDKVVERLTELSRLINQTHEEQERLSKKKVDLAEIWAVREREIAEADKIDQRLALEKKQAQKIRSLLADLSREEMRLNDQKEKIGKAVDAQKDRVAELQGFLADNSSDLTLGNILTTLTQQIVELKQLRCNLVEKQQRIVDRYKEKELFCKEYDACAQMHAEALGVRDLLKKAVETDEKSVVEKLAGQTVEKLDDELTSWELRAQQISEAIQLVAERERLSGEAQKAQEKLMRVEADIQMRKKEIAIAELERSGQLKILSQLEEKQKIELLVKKYEDDRKQLSDGDPCPLCGALDHPWGEFAPVDEALDEALTLQRSKVETLTERLGNLTGMVFTLGSAKNQSEIDNSLITVSKNKQTSVCDRFVENAGLAGKTKDQLVAERSSAKEKCAALSMKRVEIREIEARISLKLKELMAAGQTLSELNQGLEARRNAVLRTEIDIAQLQESLPGYSEKLEGLEEILAQKIVKHSLTLPLAGEEDRFVEMIQAHWQAYDKARTECSVQMQALAVLEGDCCNLKKEVKRICEQRTKEKTDLQALEIDLEGLLKKRYRLLPKIGVDEARNMLSAERDEFNKLHTQLERKIGELAAEQKSKNESLVALDTTIQKNKVLFAEGEKALVDQVSKTAFESIEKMADCFLENEEFVRLRTLRQGILDAHIAAKSRLTDAEKSLLEVEGKAVKISLADVLENLEAVQRALSIKQQELGAISEILKQQEVLLLSHKKQAEEIGQQQKECERWQVLNELLGSADGKKYRRFAQGLTLEHLLGLANRQLVRLNDRYLLQRGQDELEIEVVDTFQADTVRSTETLSGGEEFLVSLALALGLANLAGSKASVDSLFLDEGFGTLDTETLETAIAALASLHETGKTIGVISHVDALKERIPVQIQIQKGAGGFSVLSVVS